A DNA window from Pongo abelii isolate AG06213 chromosome 2, NHGRI_mPonAbe1-v2.0_pri, whole genome shotgun sequence contains the following coding sequences:
- the PLSCR4 gene encoding phospholipid scramblase 4 isoform X1: protein MSDVVPTAPEQPAGEMENQTKPPDPRPDAPPEYDSHFLPGPPGTAVPPPTGYPGGLPMGYYSPQQPSTFPLYQPVGGTHPVRYQPGKYPVPNQSVPITWMPGPTPMANCPPGLEYLVQLDNIHVLQHFEPLEMVTGFETNNRYDIKNNSDQMVYIVTEDTDDFTRNAYRTLRPFVLRVTDCMGREIMTMQRPFRCTCCCFCCPSARQELEVQCPPGVTIGFVAEHWNLCRAVYSIQNEKKENVMRVRGPCSTYGCGSDSVFEVKSLDGVSNIGSIIRKWNGLLSAMADADHFDIHFPLDLDVKMKAMIFGACFLIDFMYFERSPPQRSR, encoded by the exons ATGTCAG ATGTGGTACCCACAGCCCCTGAACAGCCTGCAGgtgaaatggaaaatcaaacaaaacCACCAGATCCAAGGCCTGATGCTCCTCCTGAATACGATTCTCATTTTTTACCAG GACCCCCTGGAACAGCTGTCCCTCCACCTACTGGCTACCCAGGAGGCTTGCCTATGGGATACTACAGTCCACAGCAACCCAGTACCTTCCCTTTGTACCAGCCAGTTGGTGGTACCCATCCTGTCCGGTATCAGCCTGGCAAATATCCTGTGCCAAATCAGTCTGTTCCAATAACATGGATGCCAGGGCCAACTCCTATGGCAAACTGCCCTCCTGGTCTGGAATACTTAGTTCAG TTGGACAACATACATGTTCTTCAGCATTTTGAGCCTCTGGAAA tggtgACAGGTTTTGAAACTAATAATAGATATGATATTAAAAACAACTCAGACCAGATGGTTTACATTGTAACCGAAGATACAGATGACTTTACCAGGAATGCCTATCGGACACTAAGGCCCTTCGTTCTCCGGGTCACTGATTGTATGGGCCGAGAAATCATGACAATGCAGAGACCCTTCAGATGCACCTGCTGTTGCTTCTGTTGCCCCTCTGCCAGACAAGAG CTGGAAGTGCAGTGTCCTCCTGGTGTCACCATTGGCTTTGTTGCGGAACATTGGAACCTGTGCAGGGCGGTGTACAGCATccaaaatgagaagaaagaaaatgtgatgagAGTTCGTGGGCCATGCTCAACCTATGGCTGTGGTTCAGATTCTGTTTTTGAG GTCAAATCCCTTGATGGTGTATCCAACATCGGCAGTATTATCCGGAAGTGGAATGGTTTGTtgtcagcaatggcagatgctgACCATTTTGACATTCACTTCCCACTAGACCTGGATGTGAAGATGAAAGCCATGATTTTTGGAGCTTGCTTCCTCATT
- the PLSCR4 gene encoding phospholipid scramblase 4 (The RefSeq protein has 2 substitutions compared to this genomic sequence) codes for MSDVVPTAPEQPAGEMENQTKPPDPRPDAPPEYNSHFLPGPPGTAVPPPTGYPGGLPMGYYSPQQPSTFPLYQPVGGTHPVRYQPGKYPVPNQSVPITWMPGPTPMANCPPGLEYLVQLDNIHVLQHFEPLEMVTGFETNNRYDIKNNSDQMVYIVTEDTDDFTRNAYRTLRPFVLRVTDCMGREIMTMQRPFRCTCCCFCCPSARQELEVQCPPGVTIGFVAEHWNLCRAVYSIQNEKKENVMRVRGPCSTYGCGSDSVFEVKSLDGVSNIGSIIRKWNGLLSAMADADHFDIHFPLGLDVKMKAMIFGACFLIDFMYFERSPPQRSR; via the exons ATGTCAG ATGTGGTACCCACAGCCCCTGAACAGCCTGCAGgtgaaatggaaaatcaaacaaaacCACCAGATCCAAGGCCTGATGCTCCTCCTGAATACGATTCTCATTTTTTACCAG GACCCCCTGGAACAGCTGTCCCTCCACCTACTGGCTACCCAGGAGGCTTGCCTATGGGATACTACAGTCCACAGCAACCCAGTACCTTCCCTTTGTACCAGCCAGTTGGTGGTACCCATCCTGTCCGGTATCAGCCTGGCAAATATCCTGTGCCAAATCAGTCTGTTCCAATAACATGGATGCCAGGGCCAACTCCTATGGCAAACTGCCCTCCTGGTCTGGAATACTTAGTTCAG TTGGACAACATACATGTTCTTCAGCATTTTGAGCCTCTGGAAA tggtgACAGGTTTTGAAACTAATAATAGATATGATATTAAAAACAACTCAGACCAGATGGTTTACATTGTAACCGAAGATACAGATGACTTTACCAGGAATGCCTATCGGACACTAAGGCCCTTCGTTCTCCGGGTCACTGATTGTATGGGCCGAGAAATCATGACAATGCAGAGACCCTTCAGATGCACCTGCTGTTGCTTCTGTTGCCCCTCTGCCAGACAAGAG CTGGAAGTGCAGTGTCCTCCTGGTGTCACCATTGGCTTTGTTGCGGAACATTGGAACCTGTGCAGGGCGGTGTACAGCATccaaaatgagaagaaagaaaatgtgatgagAGTTCGTGGGCCATGCTCAACCTATGGCTGTGGTTCAGATTCTGTTTTTGAG GTCAAATCCCTTGATGGTGTATCCAACATCGGCAGTATTATCCGGAAGTGGAATGGTTTGTtgtcagcaatggcagatgctgACCATTTTGACATTCACTTCCCACTAGACCTGGATGTGAAGATGAAAGCCATGATTTTTGGAGCTTGCTTCCTCATT